One window from the genome of Engraulis encrasicolus isolate BLACKSEA-1 chromosome 16, IST_EnEncr_1.0, whole genome shotgun sequence encodes:
- the b3gnt5b gene encoding lactosylceramide 1,3-N-acetyl-beta-D-glucosaminyltransferase B, with amino-acid sequence MYRNFRIQHLHFMQVLSTCLLLSGVMVYWDTLNNAVTASYFFFGPSFRNDSFVVSPEEARKFSDHRYLINHVDKCLKSEDVFLLLFVKSSPKNFQRREGIRATWGNESYIKRELGVSVKVLFVLGVQDPGHDPKMLVQQQLKQEDQRHHDLIQQDFVDSFYNLTVKLLLQFNWMHDHCSQARFVISSDDDMFIHMPNLVRYLQEAGQQADGARELWVGRVFRNSGPVRWKTNKYYVSPEMYPWSSYPPYTGGAAYVLSRDVALRIREATLTLNATLHIDDVFMGICASVIGVTPKAHNFFSGERKTPYHPCVYKRMITSHGHEGDLRELWESATSPEVQTVDSGSLGLLYCSMTRTRLLCNPFNLNTYSCKIANIF; translated from the coding sequence ATGTATCGTAATTTCCGCATCCAGCACTTGCATTTCATGCAGGTGCTCTCCACCTGTCTCCTCCTGTCAGGGGTCATGGTGTACTGGGACACCCTGAACAACGCTGTGACGGCCTCCTACTTCTTCTTCGGCCCCAGTTTCAGAAACGACAGCTTTGTCGTCAGCCCAGAGGAAGCGCGCAAATTCAGCGACCACCGATATTTGATCAACCACGTGGACAAGTGCCTCAAGTCCGAggacgtcttcctcctcctcttcgtcaagAGCAGCCCCAAGAATTTCCAACGTCGTGAAGGGATACGGGCCACCTGGGGCAACGAGAGCTACATCAAGAGGGAGCTGGGGGTGTCTGTGAAGGTGCTGTTTGTTTTGGGGGTGCAGGATCCCGGGCACGACCCCAAGATGCTGGTCCAGCAGCAGCTGAAGCAGGAGGACCAGAGACACCACGACTTGATCCAGCAGGACTTTGTCGATTCTTTCTATAACCTCACGGTCAAGCTGCTCCTCCAGTTCAACTGGATGCACGACCACTGCAGCCAGGCTCGGTTCGTGATCTCCTCCGACGATGACATGTTCATCCACATGCCCAATCTCGTCCGCTACCTGCAGGAGGCTGGCCAACAGGCGGATGGCGCTCGGGAACTGTGGGTGGGCAGGGTGTTCAGAAACTCAGGCCCGGTTCGCTGGAAGACCAACAAGTATTACGTGTCACCAGAGATGTACCCCTGGTCGTCCTATCCGCCGTACACGGGAGGGGCGGCGTACGTGCTCTCCAGAGACGTGGCTCTGCGGATACGGGAGGCCACCCTGACGCTCAACGCCACGCTCCACATCGACGACGTCTTCATGGGCATCTGCGCCAGCGTCATCGGGGTGACCCCGAAGGCGCACAACTTCTTCTCGGGCGAGAGGAAGACGCCCTATCACCCGTGCGTCTACAAGCGGATGATCACGTCCCATGGGCATGAGGGAGACCTGCGGGAGCTGTGGGAGAGTGCCACCAGCCCCGAGGTCCAGACGGTGGACTCCGGCTCCCTGGGACTGCTCTACTGCTCCATGACCAGGACGAGGCTACTATGCAACCCCTTCAACCTCAACACTTACTCTTGCAAGATAGCAAACATTTTTTAA